One region of Flavobacterium sp. KACC 22763 genomic DNA includes:
- a CDS encoding helix-turn-helix domain-containing protein, giving the protein MEQKIHQGRNVKRFREMLNIKQEALAYDLGEDWNQKKISMLEQKDVIEENLLKQISAVLKIPVEAFQNFDEEQAINIISNTFHEGAIAVGNNSGHVSTTVNPIDQLIKLHEEKIELYERMLKEKDEMMVRLEKLIGK; this is encoded by the coding sequence ATGGAACAGAAAATACATCAGGGAAGAAACGTAAAACGTTTTAGAGAAATGCTTAACATAAAGCAGGAAGCTTTGGCTTATGATCTGGGCGAAGACTGGAACCAAAAGAAAATTTCTATGCTCGAGCAAAAAGATGTAATTGAAGAAAACCTACTAAAACAAATCTCAGCGGTATTGAAAATTCCTGTTGAAGCTTTTCAGAATTTTGATGAGGAACAAGCGATTAATATTATTTCTAATACTTTTCATGAAGGAGCAATAGCAGTTGGTAACAATTCTGGACATGTAAGTACTACTGTTAATCCTATTGATCAATTAATTAAACTTCATGAAGAAAAAATTGAGTTGTACGAACGTATGTTGAAGGAGAAAGATGAAATGATGGTTAGGTTGGAGAAATTGATTGGGAAATAA
- a CDS encoding DUF4280 domain-containing protein — MSEKHIVVNGAMLKCKFSVEPKLDKLKVKTQSKHYANDKDGSAKLIATDKEIGQTLEKNTFGKCKMQPKGNGDYLPCHATITKWSGFYEKITLSNNGKALLEDSKATCPIGGPDCIKVKNHGQIAEPSEQNFINANPDVHNLINPMFNMGEFQNELNGIPEAKK; from the coding sequence ATGAGCGAGAAACACATTGTTGTAAACGGTGCAATGCTAAAATGTAAGTTTAGCGTAGAGCCCAAACTTGATAAATTAAAAGTAAAAACGCAAAGTAAACATTATGCAAACGATAAAGATGGCAGTGCAAAACTTATAGCGACAGATAAAGAGATAGGTCAAACTCTAGAAAAAAATACTTTCGGCAAATGTAAAATGCAACCGAAAGGAAACGGAGATTATTTACCATGCCATGCGACAATTACCAAATGGAGTGGCTTTTATGAAAAAATAACCTTGTCAAATAATGGCAAAGCACTACTAGAAGACAGTAAAGCGACTTGTCCTATTGGCGGACCAGATTGTATTAAAGTTAAAAATCACGGGCAAATAGCTGAACCTAGTGAGCAAAACTTCATCAATGCGAATCCCGATGTACATAATCTAATAAATCCGATGTTTAATATGGGAGAATTTCAAAACGAATTAAACGGAATACCTGAAGCTAAAAAATAA
- a CDS encoding nucleotidyltransferase domain-containing protein, producing MKNIYIFGSIVRGEIDQYSDTDLLLITDDTLNFIDLEKYSLYTPTRIEEMYREGNPFAWHLHYESKLVYSDGVDFLKELKIPNSYKNCSLDLHKFYKLFQDSIKSIQSDKLSLVFDLAMVFLALRNFATCYSLERYEKPIFSRNSFEKLNDFPLILDNKIKNLLMMARISSTRGISYKIDEIELSLFIKQVDAIEKWFDKIFTSYECRI from the coding sequence ATGAAAAATATATATATATTTGGTTCAATTGTAAGAGGAGAGATTGATCAGTACTCAGATACTGATTTATTGTTAATAACAGATGACACATTGAATTTTATCGATTTAGAAAAATATTCTTTATATACACCTACAAGAATTGAAGAAATGTACCGTGAAGGTAACCCTTTTGCTTGGCATTTGCATTATGAGTCAAAACTTGTTTACTCTGATGGGGTTGATTTTTTAAAAGAGCTAAAAATTCCCAATTCGTATAAAAATTGTTCTTTGGATTTGCATAAATTTTACAAATTATTTCAGGATAGTATAAAATCAATTCAATCGGATAAGTTATCATTGGTTTTTGATTTAGCAATGGTATTTTTAGCATTGAGAAATTTTGCAACATGTTATTCTCTTGAGCGCTATGAAAAACCGATTTTCAGTAGAAATTCATTTGAAAAGCTTAATGACTTTCCATTGATATTAGACAATAAAATAAAAAATTTATTAATGATGGCAAGAATAAGTTCTACTCGAGGAATTAGCTATAAAATTGATGAGATTGAATTATCTTTGTTTATTAAACAAGTCGATGCAATTGAAAAATGGTTCGACAAAATATTTACAAGTTATGAATGCAGAATTTAA
- a CDS encoding phospholipase effector Tle1 domain-containing protein yields the protein MKFYIKGDSRPIIGKSVYSLMYTKTANDQAKKGVQLYVNEKDDNHKEVDGSKIVKQHWTLLKNGKLFLDLGSDGRVTFSQASIGINYTIAVTFTDIHGAKDTAKLNVTPVAGTPSIEDLKWQDQFYRDLDGKAIGYSDNVRLFIHTLNIPVGDRLQVTIWEDEGMDGHGNNSRNMGTYTTSPVDKYGKAELYFNNIKVYQKILNDKDYRDENEHEFYAQVKYIGKIDTIQDAIQLKIINDLKKTIEPPKNNSVAKVAVPDKQKKPEEKVGVKVTVNVFFDGTLNNMKNTEARLAYEKKRKGILLTPKEEIAAKAFEDNDENESSYDNYYSNIAILHNINIAENSENKVKVYIEGEGTRDHDKDDFYGYAFGSGDKSGIPVKVNKAFMEIKKKIDKLKADKFIKENQFVNEIDLTVFGFSRGAAAARNFISQRRKLQDMYDLESSKFKIQFVGLFDTVSSYSESFSTSPNFNNDIQELNLKLEGNIKKVIHITASDEYRENFSLTNIKSSIDAGIGYELSIPGVHSDIGGGYAEIEKEIRKLHLEKGFDNIKETLIKEGWYEKEQIVTTTTSKKGVSFTTHMATRRIPLSYQFIPLSIMVKLAENYKMMFDNSLMQKGKKETYKVPEDLEEAKNLLLNYAITNDGAHSKTVTFKNEKLHFIRNKYLHRSTCDSYGKGGRYEDGKPYRKKIDG from the coding sequence ATGAAATTTTATATCAAAGGTGATTCAAGGCCTATAATTGGCAAAAGTGTTTATTCGTTAATGTATACAAAGACGGCTAACGATCAAGCGAAAAAAGGAGTGCAATTGTATGTAAATGAAAAAGATGATAACCATAAAGAAGTAGATGGCTCTAAAATTGTAAAACAGCATTGGACACTTTTAAAAAACGGAAAACTGTTTTTAGATTTAGGCAGCGATGGCAGAGTTACTTTTAGTCAGGCAAGCATAGGAATCAATTACACAATTGCCGTTACTTTTACCGATATTCATGGAGCAAAAGATACTGCAAAACTGAATGTTACACCAGTTGCAGGAACGCCAAGCATAGAAGATCTTAAGTGGCAAGATCAATTTTATCGTGACCTAGACGGTAAAGCGATTGGTTATTCAGACAATGTTCGTTTGTTTATTCACACATTAAATATTCCAGTTGGAGACAGACTTCAAGTAACCATTTGGGAAGACGAAGGCATGGATGGACATGGTAATAATTCTCGAAATATGGGAACCTATACTACATCTCCTGTTGATAAATATGGAAAAGCAGAACTATACTTTAACAACATAAAAGTATATCAAAAAATACTGAACGATAAAGATTATAGAGATGAAAACGAACATGAATTTTATGCTCAAGTTAAGTATATAGGCAAAATTGACACTATACAAGACGCCATACAGCTTAAGATTATAAATGATCTCAAGAAAACAATTGAACCTCCTAAAAACAATAGTGTTGCAAAAGTTGCTGTTCCTGATAAGCAAAAGAAACCTGAGGAGAAAGTAGGTGTAAAAGTAACAGTTAATGTGTTTTTTGATGGTACTTTAAATAATATGAAAAATACTGAAGCCAGATTAGCTTATGAAAAGAAGAGAAAAGGAATACTATTAACTCCTAAAGAAGAAATAGCTGCAAAAGCTTTTGAGGATAATGATGAGAATGAAAGCAGTTATGATAACTACTATTCTAACATTGCGATTTTACACAACATAAACATTGCAGAAAACAGTGAGAATAAAGTAAAAGTTTACATTGAAGGAGAAGGTACGAGGGATCATGATAAAGATGATTTTTATGGATATGCTTTTGGAAGCGGTGATAAATCAGGAATTCCTGTTAAAGTAAACAAAGCTTTTATGGAGATAAAGAAAAAAATTGACAAACTCAAAGCTGATAAATTTATAAAAGAAAACCAATTTGTTAATGAAATAGATCTAACTGTTTTTGGTTTCAGTCGTGGCGCTGCTGCCGCAAGAAATTTTATATCACAAAGACGAAAGCTACAGGATATGTATGATCTAGAATCTAGCAAATTTAAAATACAATTTGTTGGGCTATTTGACACTGTTTCCTCCTATTCCGAAAGTTTTTCAACTTCGCCTAATTTTAACAATGACATACAAGAGTTAAATTTAAAATTAGAAGGAAATATTAAAAAAGTGATACATATTACCGCATCTGATGAATATCGTGAAAACTTTTCTCTTACCAACATAAAAAGCTCTATTGATGCTGGAATTGGCTATGAGCTTTCTATTCCTGGTGTTCATAGTGACATTGGCGGAGGTTACGCCGAAATTGAAAAGGAAATAAGAAAACTACATTTAGAAAAGGGCTTTGATAACATAAAAGAAACTTTAATAAAAGAAGGCTGGTATGAAAAAGAACAAATTGTAACCACAACAACTTCAAAAAAGGGAGTTTCATTTACTACACATATGGCAACTAGGAGAATACCTCTATCCTATCAATTTATCCCGCTTTCTATAATGGTTAAGCTTGCTGAAAATTATAAAATGATGTTTGATAACTCGCTAATGCAAAAAGGCAAAAAGGAGACTTACAAAGTCCCTGAAGACCTCGAAGAAGCAAAGAATTTGTTATTAAATTATGCAATTACAAATGATGGAGCACATAGTAAAACAGTAACGTTTAAAAATGAAAAATTGCATTTTATACGAAATAAATACCTTCATCGATCAACTTGTGATAGCTATGGAAAAGGAGGCAGATATGAAGACGGAAAGCCTTATAGAAAAAAAATTGATGGATAA
- a CDS encoding DUF2931 family protein encodes MKINSLNKLYLLIAIVLSLLLLSRLGYDLWKEKEIPLTYYFLNTEKQKEMLTKIEKFEWLAETSADETCPVEVVYGSFILSDNTTAWIPSEQYLNDSWGASSSGTMVVGDDKKKVPERMQITWFSYAENKFFAGDFALPQKKMYDIFKKDYGTTMGMDGVEYKNEYNTLTVAFAPEGLVTLWIGGIGNKEIGTYQGHETFDIEWGDFSKNLDRKEVIKNYQKDMPLFVQEEIANNKISNTYFKNRLKRYNYKIGTNRKDFRIYDYDILFMNNEVISNTNTGLEFLTDTTNGKAVPISFVIFVQDQFSRQFEVRIWVDLLDGKTTHENDYLKNLEKRNFNNQLMERFKKFFDKNENVELYIKFNKEIIKSSIKKPVYSGKIYLKSPTSEVEIPNSKVEVYDAE; translated from the coding sequence ATGAAGATAAACAGTTTAAATAAATTGTATTTATTGATAGCGATAGTACTATCGCTACTACTACTTTCTAGATTAGGATATGACTTATGGAAAGAAAAAGAAATACCATTAACATATTATTTTTTAAATACAGAAAAACAAAAAGAAATGCTTACAAAAATAGAAAAATTTGAATGGCTAGCCGAAACAAGTGCCGATGAAACTTGTCCTGTAGAGGTTGTCTATGGTAGTTTTATTTTATCTGATAACACCACTGCATGGATACCAAGCGAACAATATCTAAACGATAGTTGGGGAGCTAGTAGCAGCGGTACTATGGTAGTTGGTGATGATAAAAAGAAAGTTCCAGAACGCATGCAAATAACTTGGTTTTCGTATGCTGAAAATAAGTTTTTTGCAGGTGATTTTGCATTGCCTCAAAAAAAAATGTACGATATCTTTAAAAAAGATTATGGAACTACAATGGGTATGGACGGTGTAGAATATAAAAATGAATATAATACACTAACCGTCGCCTTTGCTCCAGAAGGTTTGGTCACTTTATGGATTGGCGGGATTGGTAATAAAGAAATTGGAACATATCAAGGACATGAAACCTTTGACATTGAATGGGGTGATTTCAGTAAAAATTTAGATAGAAAGGAAGTCATAAAAAACTATCAAAAAGATATGCCTCTATTTGTTCAGGAAGAAATAGCCAATAATAAAATAAGCAATACTTATTTCAAAAATCGTCTTAAAAGATACAATTATAAAATTGGCACTAATAGAAAAGATTTTAGAATTTATGATTATGATATTCTTTTCATGAACAATGAAGTTATCAGTAATACTAATACTGGTTTAGAATTCCTTACTGACACCACAAATGGAAAAGCTGTACCTATAAGTTTTGTGATTTTTGTACAAGATCAATTTTCAAGACAATTTGAAGTTCGTATTTGGGTTGATTTACTCGACGGTAAAACAACTCATGAAAATGACTATTTAAAAAATCTAGAGAAACGTAATTTCAACAATCAATTAATGGAGCGCTTTAAAAAATTTTTCGATAAAAATGAAAATGTTGAGTTGTATATTAAATTCAATAAAGAAATTATAAAAAGCAGCATCAAAAAACCAGTCTATTCGGGGAAAATTTATTTAAAATCCCCAACTTCAGAAGTTGAAATACCAAACTCAAAAGTGGAAGTTTATGATGCCGAATAA